From the genome of Hyphobacterium sp. CCMP332:
CGCCCTTGATGGTCGGATCATTGCAGACAATCATCACCTCGCGGCCCGACACGCGGCCGATACCGGCAATTATCCCGGCCCCGTGCACATTGCCCTCATACATGCCGTTAGCCGCCAGAGCACCAACTTCCAGAAACGGCGAGCCCGGATCGAGCAACCTTTCCACACGGTCACGCGGAAGCAGTTTGCCACGCGACAAATGCTTTGCGCGAGCGCGCTCCGAACCGCCTTCCGCGGCCTCGGCGGTTTTCCCGCGTAATTCCGCGACAAGGCCGAGCATGGCTTCGCGATTGGCCCTGAAGGCTTCTGAATTCGGATCGGCTGAAGATGTCAGTCGGCTCATGAAGACGCCCCGCATTGATTGACGCCAATTAAGCCGGGCGCGGGCCCGGGCGCAATGCCGGGCCTGCATCCGATCAGGGATGCAGATGCATCACACGCCCTGACGCAACACGGAGAAGACCAATGAAACGCCTTTTCATCACCGCACTGATGGCCGCGGCCCTCCCCTTTGCCGCACTCGCACAGGATGAGCGCCCGCAAGTCATGGTGCTAGGCATGTTCCACTTCACGGGCGGGGGCTCGGACTACGTCAATTCCGCGGTGGACGACTATTTCTCGCCTCAAAGACAGGCAGAAATTGACGCCCTTGTCGTACAACTGGCAGAGTTCAATCCGACCAAGATTGTCGTGGAACTCACACCGGACGGCGAAGACCATTTCAACGAAAGCTATCAAGCCTATCTTGGTGGAAACCACGAACTCACCGTGAATGAGCGCCAGCAGATCGGCATGCGACTGGCAGCCCGCCTCGGGCATGAACGGCTCTATGCCGCTGACTATTCCATTGGCATGGATTTTGACGCCATGATGGGAGCTGCTGCGGAAAACGGCCAAACTCATCTCTCAGATCGCCTTCCGCAGTTGATGGGGGAAATACAGACGCTCGATGAAAGCCTGAATCAGGCCGGCATTTCAATCGGCGAACGCTTGCGGGTCTATAACACAGCTGAATTCCTAGCGGCACATAATGTCTATCTGACGCTGGCCCAGATGGGATCCGTCGAAAACCCGGCGGGTGCCAACGAAATGGCGGGCTGGTGGGGCCGCAACCTCCATACCTTTGCGCAAATCGCCCAGCTCTCCGAGCCCGGCGACCGGATCCTAGTCATCTACGGCTCCGGCCACAAATTTCTGCTGGATCAGTTCTTCCAGGATGCCGCCGAATTTGAATGGGTCGATGCTCTGAATTATCTGCCGACGGAATAAGCCCCTTGCGCTTCACGCCGCTTGGCGAAAGGCTCCCGGTGAAACATCGGGAGCCTTTTTCATGACCTATTCCAGCTTTGCCGTCACACAGGACGGGCCGATCGCAAGAATCACCCTGAACCGGCCGGACAAGCGCAACTCCATGACACCGGAATTCTGGGCAGAACTGCCCGATGCCGTAGGGAAACTGTCCGATGAGGGACAAACCCGCGTCCTGATTCTGGAGGCTGAAGGCCCGGTCTTTACCGCCGGCATGGATATTTCGGTCTTCACCAACCCCAACGCGCTAGCGACCGGCACCTCTTCGCATCGCGAAGCCTTCATGACGGCAGCGTTGGCCTTGCAGGACAGTTTTACCGCTTTCGAGACCGCACGCTTCCCGGTGATCGCCAGTATGCAGGGCCCTTGCGTCGGCGGCGGCGTTGACATGATCTGCGCCTGTGATCTGCGTTTTGGCACAAGGGACGCCTGGCTCCGGATCGAGGAAACCAATATCGGCATGTTTGCCGATGTCGGCACATTGCAGCGCCTGCCCAAGCTGATCCCGGAAGGTGTGGCCCGGGAACTGGCCTATACCGGCGAGAATCTGACGCCCGAGCGCGCCGAAAAACTCGGCCTTTACAATGCGGTGCTGGAGGATGCGGAATCGCTTCGCAACCACGTGGACCGGATCGCTTCAAGTATCGCATCAAAAGCCCCGCTCACCATTTCCGGCACAAAGCGGTCCTTCCTCTATGCGCGCGATCATTCCGTCGCCGACAGCCTGCAACATGCCATGACGCTGCAGGCGGCCATGTGGAGCACCGACGATATTCGCGAAGCGATGACGGCCCGGGGCGAAAAGCGCGAAGGGAATTTCACGCCGCTGACGCCTGTCAAACGCATGGGGCGATCATGAGTTGTCAGGGCAGTTGCCATTGCGGGAATATCCAGTGGAAAACAGCGAGCCTTCCCGAATGGCTGACGAAATGTACGTGCAGTTTTTGCCGGAAAAGCGCGGCCATGTGGGGTCGCACAGATCACGAACATACCGATATCGAATACGGCACCGGAAATGTGACCCGCTATGTTCACGGCGACAAGACTCTGGCGTTCATCTCCTGTGGCGTCTGCGGCTGTACCACTCATTGGGAGAGTCTGGACCACATCAGGCCCCGCCAGCTGAAGCTGAATTTCGCAACAGCTGACGCCGCAATCCCTGATTCGATTCCGGTGCGCCTGTTCGACGGTGCCGATAGCTGGGACTATCTCGATTGACCTGCCAGCAAAAGCGAATTCATCTTGTGCGACAGGCAGGCTCCGCGCAATAAGGAGCGATGGATCTGAATCTGTCCTTTCTCGGTTTTTTTGACGACGTGGGCAAAGCCACGCTAAAAGCGGTTGAGCACGAGGTCGAATGGTTCTGCCTGCCGGCCGGGCACATGCTTTTCGCGGAGGGCGAGCCCTCGGACGCCTTCTACCTGTTGAGGTCCGGCGCTCTGGCAGCCTTCCGTGACGGCGCCATGGGGCGTCCGAATCTGCTGGGTTATATTCGCGCCGGCGAACCGGTCGGCGAAATGTCCATGCTCGAAGAGCGCCCGCATTCGGCCAGCGTTTATGCCATGCGGGACAGCGAAATAGTTCGCCTGCCAACGGCGTCATTTGAACGCCTGGCGGACAAGCACCCGTCACTGATGCGGGAATTGTCCAAAATGATGTTGCGACGGCTCAGATCCGGCCCGCAACGGGATGGGTCCGAACCCAGGGTCTTCGCACTGGTGTCGTGCTCGCCGACCATCGACCTCGATTACCGGGCGAAGGAGCTCCAGACTGCCCTCGCCCGCATCGGCGTCACCTGCGCCATTGTCGGGGATGAGGCCGCAGACTGGCAGGGCCCGAAACTGGATGCGTTCGAGCGCGATCACCACGTTGTGCTTCTGGCGGCGAAGCTGGGCGATAGCAATTGGGCCCGGCGCGCCATGGGGCGTGCGGACCGGGTCTGGCTGCTCGCGAGGGGCGATGCCCGACCCTCAACGCCGCTCTTGCCCGACGACCCCTCTCCTGCCGCGCGATTGAAACTGCTGGATGTTGTGCTGGTGCATGATGGCGGTAAAAGCCCGGCATCCCGTCCGCAGGAATGGGCAGATGCCGCAGAAGCGGCCCGGGTGTTTCACTGGCGGCAGGAACGCAATGATGACCTCGCCCGGCTTGCCCGGACGCTGGCCGGAAAATCCGTCGGTCTGGTCCTGTCGGGCGGCGGCGCGCGGGCTTATGCGCACATCGGCGCGATTGATGCCTTCCGCAAAGCCGGGATGGAATTTGATTTTATTGGCGGCGCATCCATGGGCGCCATTATTGCCGCAGGCGTGGCCCTCGAATGGAGTCAGGAGGAACTGGTCGAACGCGTGAGCGCGGCATTCGTTGCGTCCAACCCGCTGGGCGACTGGCAATTGCCGGTGATCTCCCTGTCGCGCGGGCGTCGGGTCGACGAGCGGCTGGAAGAACATTTCGGCGATGTCGAGATCTCCGACATGTCCCGGCCCTTCTTCTGTGTGTCGTCCAACCTGTCCAACGGCCGGCCCTTCATTCACCGCCGCGGGCGCTTGCGGGATGCCTTGCGTGCCTCCATTGCCATTCCCGGCATCCTTCCGCCGGTCATCGATGGCGAGAATGTGCTGGTCGACGGGGCGGTTTTCACAAACTTTCCATCCGAACAGATGAAAGCCTTCCATCGCGGCGTCAGTGCCGGCAGCGATGTGACCCGGGCCAAGGGGGTGAACCCCTCCGACTTCCGGAATCCGCCGGGCTTTTTTGGATGGGTGCGCCAGCACGGATTGAATGAATTGCCCCCGATCGCTTCGCTTCTGATGCGTTCGGCGACAGCCGGCGTGATGGTCGGCCAACATCAGGCATTCCGCGAGGCCGTCGACCTCCTGGTGCTGCCGGAGACCGAAACCGATTTGCGGCAATGGAAGCTGTTTGAGGACACCGTCGATTCCGGACGGCGTGCCGCTGAATTCGCGATGTCGGAACTCAGCCGCGACGAACTCGACGCCTTTGGGCTCTAGGGCTAGCGATATTCCGGATTGGGGTGATCGAAGCGCGCGCCATCGTCCCAGGCCTTGCGCGAATTACCGGTCGCCGGCAGGCCGCCAGCCTGTTTCAGCATTGAAGCCATGTGCATGAGATTCCAGGCCATGACGGTGGTGTTGCGCTTTGTGAACTCATTGTCGAAGCCGACATGGCCCTCGCCTTCATCCATTTCATCGCCATAGCTCGGCCCCGGCCCGGCCTCTCCGATCCAGCCGCAATCCGCCTGTGGCGGGATGGTGTAGCCGATATGTTGGAGCGCATAGAGCACACTCATGGAGACGTGCTTGATGCCATCCTCGTTTCCGGTCACAACGCAGCCGCCCGCCTTGCCGTAGAAGACATACTGGCCTTTGTCATTGGTCTGGCCGGATTGGGCGTAGAGACGCTCGATCAGCATCCGGCAGACCGAACTTTCCTCGCCGAGCCAGATCGGCGTGCCGACGACGAGGATGTCCGCAGCACTCACACGCTCCCAGAGTGCCGGCCAGTCATCGTGCTTCCAGCCCTTCTTCGTCATGTCGGGATAGACGCCAAAGGCGACATCATGATCGACAAGACGGATCAGATCCGTCGAGACGCCCTGCTTGTCCATGATGGCCTGGGCATTGGCCATCAGGATTTCGGTATGGGATGTTTCAGGTGATTTTTTCAGCGTGCAGCCGATAAACAGCGCTTTCAGCCCGGAATAATCGGTCAATTCATGCCTCCGCTATCACAGGCCACATAGTCTTCAACCCGGTCAAATTGGCGATTATCCCAACGCAGGACGCCATCCTGAGGCGTCGAAAAATGAAAGGTCCGCTCATAAGGGGCATCCATGCCGTCGCACATGCCATTCAGCTGATAAACGCCATCCGTCTCTGTCACGCCTGCAATGGTGCAGGCATCCATGCCCATAATGATGTCATAGCGGGAAATCACGATCAGCCCGTCGCCGCTGAGATTGTCTTCGCTGCAGGCTTCGATCTGTATACCCCAGCGGCCATCTATGGATCGGCCCTCCATGGCCTCTTCATCCATCGCCTCATTCGCCATTTCGTCTTGTTCGGCGGGCATGGCGGAGTCCGCATCCGCGAGCTCGACATTACCGCCCGGATCGTCGCCGGCAGAACACGCCACCAGCAGTGTGGATGCAGCGGCCAATAGGATCGCTTTCATGGTTTGCCTCCGTGACTAAACCCTCAGTCTAGCAGACAGAAGAGGATCGGCCAGTTTCCCCCGGTGAGCGGCGGCGCAAGATCAGGGCGCCTCGACCTGTTGCCACAGCTCCAGCTTCACGCCATCGCAATCGATTATCCAGGCAAATTTGCCATATCCCTCATCGGAATAGTCGAGAATGTCGAGGCCCTTGGCTTTGAGCTCTGCGATAAATGCATCGAGATCATCGACGCGGAAATTGACCATGAAAGGCTTGTCGCTGGGCTTGAAATATTCGCCTGACCCGAAGGCACCGATCAGACTGTAGGGCGCATCGCCCGTCTCTTCAGACCAGCGCAGCATCGGCCCGTATTCGCCCTCGAGGCCGAGATATTCCTTGTACCAGGCGCGCGTTACCGCCGGATCTTTCACCACATGGAATACGCCGCCCAGCCCTGTGATCTTCGCCATGATCGTCCTCCCTTCTGGGAGTAGGTTATCAAATGATCAGGGCAATGGGCAGTTCAGAATTACGCGCTCTCGTCAAACAGCTCACGGCCAATCAACCAGCGGCGGATCTCGCTTGTGCCGGCGCCAATCTCGTAGAGTTTGGCATCGCGCAACAGGCGGCCCGTCGGATATTCGTTGATATAGCCATTTCCGCCGAGAAGCTGAATCGCATCCAGCGCGCTCTGGGTGGCGGCTTCCGCAGCGAACAGAATGGCACCAGCGGCATCCTTGCGCGCTTTCTCGCCCCGGTCGCATATCTTGGCGACTTCATAGACATAGGCGCGCGACGCATTCATGCGCACATACATGTCGGCCAGCTTGCCCTGAACCAGCTGGAAGGACCCGATCTCGCGATTGAACTGCTTGCGCTCGTGCACATAGGGCAGAACGACATCCATACAGGCGGCCATGATGCCGACCGGTCCCCGCCAGCACGACGCGCTCATAATCCAGCCCGGACATCAGCACGGCACGCCCTTGCCCTCTTCGGACCCAACACATTCTCGAACGGCACTTCGCATCGTCAAAGATCAGCTCGGCGGTGTTGCTGCCGCGCATCCCCAGCTTGTCGAAATGCGGGACGTGGAGAACCCGGCCATCGCCCTTTCGATCAGGAACGCGGTGATGCCGCGTGAATTCGCGCCCGGATCGGTCTTGGCATAGACCACCAGCGTGTCGG
Proteins encoded in this window:
- a CDS encoding enoyl-CoA hydratase-related protein yields the protein MTYSSFAVTQDGPIARITLNRPDKRNSMTPEFWAELPDAVGKLSDEGQTRVLILEAEGPVFTAGMDISVFTNPNALATGTSSHREAFMTAALALQDSFTAFETARFPVIASMQGPCVGGGVDMICACDLRFGTRDAWLRIEETNIGMFADVGTLQRLPKLIPEGVARELAYTGENLTPERAEKLGLYNAVLEDAESLRNHVDRIASSIASKAPLTISGTKRSFLYARDHSVADSLQHAMTLQAAMWSTDDIREAMTARGEKREGNFTPLTPVKRMGRS
- a CDS encoding patatin-like phospholipase family protein produces the protein MDLNLSFLGFFDDVGKATLKAVEHEVEWFCLPAGHMLFAEGEPSDAFYLLRSGALAAFRDGAMGRPNLLGYIRAGEPVGEMSMLEERPHSASVYAMRDSEIVRLPTASFERLADKHPSLMRELSKMMLRRLRSGPQRDGSEPRVFALVSCSPTIDLDYRAKELQTALARIGVTCAIVGDEAADWQGPKLDAFERDHHVVLLAAKLGDSNWARRAMGRADRVWLLARGDARPSTPLLPDDPSPAARLKLLDVVLVHDGGKSPASRPQEWADAAEAARVFHWRQERNDDLARLARTLAGKSVGLVLSGGGARAYAHIGAIDAFRKAGMEFDFIGGASMGAIIAAGVALEWSQEELVERVSAAFVASNPLGDWQLPVISLSRGRRVDERLEEHFGDVEISDMSRPFFCVSSNLSNGRPFIHRRGRLRDALRASIAIPGILPPVIDGENVLVDGAVFTNFPSEQMKAFHRGVSAGSDVTRAKGVNPSDFRNPPGFFGWVRQHGLNELPPIASLLMRSATAGVMVGQHQAFREAVDLLVLPETETDLRQWKLFEDTVDSGRRAAEFAMSELSRDELDAFGL
- a CDS encoding acyl-CoA dehydrogenase family protein yields the protein MSASCWRGPVGIMAACMDVVLPYVHERKQFNREIGSFQLVQGKLADMYVRMNASRAYVYEVAKICDRGEKARKDAAGAILFAAEAATQSALDAIQLLGGNGYINEYPTGRLLRDAKLYEIGAGTSEIRRWLIGRELFDESA
- a CDS encoding VOC family protein, with amino-acid sequence MAKITGLGGVFHVVKDPAVTRAWYKEYLGLEGEYGPMLRWSEETGDAPYSLIGAFGSGEYFKPSDKPFMVNFRVDDLDAFIAELKAKGLDILDYSDEGYGKFAWIIDCDGVKLELWQQVEAP
- a CDS encoding acyl-CoA dehydrogenase family protein, with amino-acid sequence MWITNGPDADTLVVYAKTDPGANSRGITAFLIERAMAGFSTSRISTSWGCAAATPPS
- a CDS encoding DUF5694 domain-containing protein, with the translated sequence MKRLFITALMAAALPFAALAQDERPQVMVLGMFHFTGGGSDYVNSAVDDYFSPQRQAEIDALVVQLAEFNPTKIVVELTPDGEDHFNESYQAYLGGNHELTVNERQQIGMRLAARLGHERLYAADYSIGMDFDAMMGAAAENGQTHLSDRLPQLMGEIQTLDESLNQAGISIGERLRVYNTAEFLAAHNVYLTLAQMGSVENPAGANEMAGWWGRNLHTFAQIAQLSEPGDRILVIYGSGHKFLLDQFFQDAAEFEWVDALNYLPTE
- a CDS encoding flavodoxin family protein, translating into MTDYSGLKALFIGCTLKKSPETSHTEILMANAQAIMDKQGVSTDLIRLVDHDVAFGVYPDMTKKGWKHDDWPALWERVSAADILVVGTPIWLGEESSVCRMLIERLYAQSGQTNDKGQYVFYGKAGGCVVTGNEDGIKHVSMSVLYALQHIGYTIPPQADCGWIGEAGPGPSYGDEMDEGEGHVGFDNEFTKRNTTVMAWNLMHMASMLKQAGGLPATGNSRKAWDDGARFDHPNPEYR